A single window of Pectobacterium parmentieri DNA harbors:
- the licT gene encoding BglG family transcription antiterminator LicT, protein MTFYIKQILNNNVVSATDSSGNELILTGRGLGFEAHAGDSIPADKVEKTFHLHDDKIYSRFMVLLNEVPVEVIQLTDDIVHLAQHSLNYKISEGLYVSLSDHLHYAIERHKQGLEINNPLEWEVRHFYKDEYSVALQALAIIASRSGVLLPNAEACSIALHIVNAGMKNADGQVTEITKLIYQIQNIVKYWYGVTIDEQSINYQRFITHIKFFAQRVLRKTELNDDVDDLFNLVKKKHEKTVNCVNAIGDFIKKNYQYQMTDAEKLYLTVHIENMMQRQKNSI, encoded by the coding sequence ATGACATTTTATATCAAACAAATATTAAATAATAATGTTGTCAGCGCCACGGACTCTTCGGGCAATGAGCTTATTTTAACCGGTCGAGGGCTGGGTTTTGAGGCTCACGCAGGGGATAGCATTCCAGCAGATAAGGTCGAGAAAACCTTCCATCTGCATGACGATAAAATCTATTCCCGTTTTATGGTGTTACTTAATGAAGTTCCGGTGGAAGTGATTCAGTTAACGGATGATATTGTGCATTTGGCGCAGCATTCGCTGAATTATAAAATTAGCGAAGGGCTTTATGTTTCACTGTCCGATCATCTGCATTATGCCATTGAGCGACATAAACAAGGTTTGGAGATCAATAATCCGCTTGAGTGGGAAGTACGTCATTTTTATAAAGATGAATATTCCGTCGCATTGCAGGCGCTGGCTATTATCGCCTCCCGCAGCGGCGTGCTATTACCGAATGCTGAGGCGTGTAGTATCGCGTTGCATATTGTTAACGCAGGGATGAAAAATGCTGATGGACAAGTAACTGAAATAACAAAGTTAATTTATCAAATTCAAAATATCGTCAAGTATTGGTATGGCGTAACGATTGACGAGCAAAGCATCAACTATCAGCGCTTTATTACCCATATTAAATTCTTTGCGCAGCGTGTGCTGAGAAAAACCGAACTCAATGATGATGTCGATGACCTGTTTAATCTGGTCAAAAAGAAACATGAGAAAACGGTTAATTGCGTCAATGCGATTGGTGATTTCATCAAAAAGAATTATCAGTATCAAATGACCGATGCTGAAAAGTTATATCTGACGGTGCATATAGAAAATATGATGCAGCGACAAAAGAATTCCATTTAG